The following are encoded in a window of Coregonus clupeaformis isolate EN_2021a chromosome 34, ASM2061545v1, whole genome shotgun sequence genomic DNA:
- the sh3glb1a gene encoding endophilin-B1a — protein MDFNVKRLAADAGTLFSRAVQFTEEKLGQAEKTELDAHLENLLCRAECTKQNTERIMKQTEVLLQPNPNVRIEEFLYEKLEKKVPTRMNNHEMLGQSMIESGSEFGPGTAYGNALIKCGETEKQIGGAEREFIQSSAINFLTPFRNFLEGDFKTILKERKLLQVKRLDLDAAKTRLKKARVADARAVAEQDLRMTQSEFDRQAEITRLLLEGVSSTHAHHLRCLTDFVEAQTTYYAQSYQYMVDLQKQLGSFPSTFSSNNNQSSSSSGGASISVPTIPLSASMPSPSPGRGLSGFSELRSSSGSRKARVLYDYDAAGSSELSLLADEVIMVSSVPGMDSDWLMGERGAQKGKVPITYLELLN, from the exons ATGGATTTCAACGTCAAAAGGTTAGCAGCTGACGCCGGTACTTTATTCAGTCGTGCGGTTCAA TTTACAGAAGAAAAACTTGGGCAAGCTGAGAAGACTGAGTTGGATGCTCACCTGGAGAACCTTCTGTGCAGAGCAGAATGCACCAAGCAAAACACAGAGAGAATCATGAAGCAGACAGAGGTTCTACTACAACCAAACCCAA ATGTCAGAATAGAGGAATTTCTGTACGAGAAACTGGAGAAGAAAGTCCCCACGCGGATGAACAACCACGagatgcttggccagtccatgaTCGAGTCGGGGAGTGAGTTTGGCCCTGGAACGGCCTATG GAAACGCACTTATTAAATGTGGCGAGACGGAGAAGCAGATTGGAGGAGCGGAGAGAGAGTTCATCCAGAGCTCAGCCATCAACTTCCTCACGCCGTTCAGGAACTTTCTAGAAGGAGACTTCAAAACCATCCTG AAAGAACGGAAGCTTTTGCAGGTGAAGCGTTTGGATCTGGACGCGGCAAAAACCAGGCTAAAGAAAGCCAGAGTCGCCGACGCTAGAGCAGTG GCAGAGCAGGACCTGAGGATGACCCAGAGTGAGTTTGACAGACAGGCGGAGATCACCAGGCTGCTCCTGGAGGGGGTCAGCAGCACCCAT GCACACCACCTCCGCTGTCTGACTGACTTTGTAGAGGCCCAGACTACATACTATGCCCAGTCTTACCAGTACATGGTAGACCTCCAGAAGCAACTGGGGAG CTTCCCGTCTACGTTCTCCTCCAACAACAACCAGTCGTCTAGTAGTTCTGGTGGGGCAAGTATCTCAGTACCCACCATCCCCTTGTCTGCCTCCATGCCCAGCCCCTCTCCTGGCCGGGGCTTGTCAGGCTTCAGTGAGCTCCGGAGCTCCAGCGGCAGCCGCAAAGCCCGCGTTCTCTACGACTACGATGCTGCCGGCAGCAGTGAACTCTCCCTGCTCGCTGATGAG GTCATCATGGTGAGCAGTGTCCCAGGCATGGACTCTGATTGGCTGATGGGTGAGCGGGGTGCCCAGAAGGGTAAAGTGCCCATCACCTATCTGGAGCTGTTGAACTGA
- the LOC123482498 gene encoding zinc finger BED domain-containing protein 5-like, with protein sequence MEQLSVFAIFFDGKTFREELLCLISLPGRTTGEIIFTELTQFFERNGLDVSKIVSVVTNGALSMVGHRQGLVSRLSAVNPALLAFHCIIYKSVLCAKLCGKMKETMDTVTRLVNFVHESSSLQHRLFRALLEEMSAEHKDLLLHNDVRWLSKGRVLERCVTCVMNLSFLSSLQSQKASNFLSFLTDNKVISDVTFLCDIMSHLNHLNLRLQGKNHTVADMYEAIEAFRSKLHLLERDIHFPRLHEHYEKNKMQEDPAMKDFVSRLAENFKERFESSPKLSADILLFVRQPFSVSADGQWTAEAKKLVPSIDLGDEL encoded by the coding sequence ATGGAACAGCTGTCTGTGTTCGCAATATTTTTTGATGGGAAGACATTCCGGGAGGAGCTGCTGTGTTTGATTTCTCTACCCGGGCGTACAACCGGGGAAATAATATTCACAGAGCTGACACAGTTCTTCGAAAGGAATGGCTTAGATGTGAGTAAAATTGTCTCTGTTGTTACCAACGGGGCTCTGTCAATGGTGGGACACCGCCAGGGCTTGGTAAGCAGGCTTTCTGCCGTTAACCCAGCACTCCTGGCATTTCACTGCATTATTTACAAGTCAGTTTTGTGCGCAAAACTGTGTGGAAAAATGAAAGAGACCATGGATACTGTGACTCGACTAGTTAACTTTGTCCATGAGAGCTCTAGTCTGCAGCATCGCCTTTTTAGAGCATTACTTGAGGAAATGTCAGCTGAACACAAGGATCTTTTGCTCCACAATGACGTTCGCTGGCTGAGCAAAGGCCGTGTGTTGGAGAGGTGTGTGACCTGCGTGATGAACTTGTCATTTTTATCCAGCCTGCAGAGCCAAAAAGCCAGCAACTTTTTGAGCTTTTTAACTGACAACAAGGTGATATCAGATGTTACTTTTTTGTGTGACATCATGTCTCATCTAAATCACCTTAACCTGCGACTACAAGGCAAGAACCACACTGTTGCTGACATGTATGAGGCAATTGAAGCTTTCCGGTCAAAGCTGCACCTCCTGGAGAGAGACATTCACTTTCCACGTCTGCATGAGCATTATGAGAAGAATAAAATGCAGGAAGATCCAGCAATGAAGGATTTTGTGTCCAGGCTGGCAGAAAACTTCAAGGAAAGATTTGAAAGCTCCCCTAAACTCTCAGCTGACATCCTTCTCTTCGTAAGACAGCCATTTTCTGTGTCAGCTGACGGCCAGTGGACTGCAGAGGCCAAAAAGCTGGTGCCTTCCATAGATCTTGGAGATGAGCTTTGA